Genomic DNA from Gimesia aquarii:
GCAACGGATTCATGTCGTCATTCTCGAAGGAGATGCCAGTGATCCTGATGCCTGTTCTACCATTGGCGATTTCCGTATCTTAAATTTGCCCGCTAATCTTCCCAAGGGATCTCCTGTAGAAGTGACGTATCGATATGATGCCAATGGACGAATTCATGCTTCAGCAAGGGAACTGACGGGAAATAACGAAGCTGCCACCGAAATTGTTCGAGATTCCGGACTGGATAAAGAAGGCGTTGACCGATTCGAAGTTCTGGCCAAAGACTACATGGTCGAATAATAGCACATTGATTGGCGATTGATCGCATCTAAAAAAAGACATCAGGATTTGTTGGTTGTTCTATAAAAATAGTTCTCTTGATCTAAGAGCAAGGAGTTCTCTCAGGTGGCAATTGATGTTTATAAGGATTGGCTGGGCATACCAGAAGGGGACCGACCTCCACATCATTATGATTTACTGCGATTAGTCAAATTTGAAGATGATGAAGAAAAAATTCGTGCACACTATAAAAAGTTAAATTCGCACGTACGAAAATATGCTTCAGGAAAATATTCAAACGAATCTCAAGATTTGTTAAACGAACTGGCCAAAGCCATGCTCTGTTTGACAGACCCGGAACGCAAAAGAGAATACGACGAAAGTCTGGGACGTGAATTTGAGGAGGAGGAATCAACGGGCCCTCTACCGGTTGAAAAGGTCCTCGTTGAACAAGGCCATATCGATAAAGCGCAAGCGAATGAGTTGATCGATTTTGCTGAGAAACGCGGTTTGTCAGTTCGTGATGCAGCCGTCCAAATGCGCTTTGTCGATGCAGAAGTGGCAACACAGGCACTCGCACGCTCTCAAGGTGTACCATATATTGATCTAGAAGAAACAATCCCTGACGAATCGATTTTGGATCAGTTGCCAGAACAGGTAGCAAAACGAAATACCATTCTACCATTATTCATTGACGACAATGTATTACTGGTCGCATGTGCTGATCAACCCACGCACGATTTGGAAGACGAACTGCGTTTACGGTACCAGGTTCCATCTCGCTGGGTTTTGGCAACTCCTCGATCAATCAGTCAGGGAATTGCTGAATATTATGCAGTGGCAGCGCAAGCAGATGACAGAAATCAGGAAACCAAAGCGGACTCTGCCGATGAATCAGTGAAGAAGTCTTCTTCAAAACCAAAGCCAGAGAAAAAAACGAAACCGTCTAAGCCCTCTCGGGGCAAGCCTGAATTATCTCCGGAAGAACTGAAAGAAAAGAAACAGCTGGCGTTCATTTTTTGTGGCTGGGCCTTTTGTGGTGCGATCTTAATCGACCAATTTGTTTTGAAAAATAATGTTTTCCCACAAACATGGCCTTGGAATTTTATGTTAGCGACAATCAGTGTGCCCTTCATCGCCTTTTATTTATGGTCCGGCATGTGGAAGAAGTAAAATCGATTTTATTGTTATTTCCAGAATATACGGGATAACCTCTCTCAACTTACCAAATTTGAGACCTTCTTTCTTTTGATTCGCTCTTACCTGTTTGTCTGCCGTCAGGCTTCCGATGAAAAGCTATATATAAGGGAGAAGGCTGGTCATAGTTGGAATCTTCTCTTTAGATCAGCTTAATTCGATTCTATCTGAAGCTGTCAAAAACCCGGAGTGCCTTGATGGCGATTTCTTCTGTCACATCTACTATGCATACCGCTTTATCAGGCATTGATCGCATAGGTCAGCGCATCGAACAGATTGCAGGTAATGTTGCCTCTGGTATTGAAAGTGAAGCTGGCGAAAGCAGCCAAGTGATCAAGAGTGGAATCATAGACCTACCCCAGCTCAAACATGAGGCCGTAGCCAACATGAAAGTGTTTGAGACTGCGCAAAGCCTATTAAATCCACTCCTCACTCAAAATCGAAAATAGATTGTAGTATCGGCTGAAGCCCCTTCTCTTCACACAACACTATTCTTCTATAAGATTTTCATTCACTGGCTCTGCTTCTTTGAGCTCAGCAACCAAATGCCCCAGTTTGCGAACTTCAATCACTTCCAACTGAAATCCCTGCCAATCACAAAGATCACCAACCTCTGGAATGCGTTCCAGTTTTTCATGAAACATTCCGGCAACCGTTAATAATCCATCGTCAGCGATTTCATAATCCTGCTGTAATTTGCGGCAAAGGTAGCGCAGCGTTGTGATTCCCTCAACATGATAAACGCCCGGTTGCACTTCTCGAACTGGTTCACGTTGTAAAATTCGTTTTGCCCGACTTGGTTCTGGCGAGACAATCGTGTCAATGATGTCTTCGAAAGTCACTATGCCAATCGTCTCTCCGTATTCATCAACAACTGATGCAAAGTGACAGTTTTCTGTCTGAAATCTCGAAAAGACATCTGAAAGGTTTGCACACCAGGGCACATGAATGATCCTTTGTGAATTCTGGTTTAGCGTCTTTTCTGTAAACGAAGATAAGTCGGAAAGAGATATAATACGATCAATCTCATCTGAATCGTTCTCGCTTTTTCGTAAAATGATATAGTCTGTATTGGGCGTAATTTTCTTTAAGTCGTCCAGTTTCAAAGGTGCATTAAACGTGAAATAGGTTCCTCTGGGACGCATCGCTTCTTCAACTAATATTTCTGAAAGATCTAAAATATTGTGCAGAATTTGCCTTTCATGGCGAATCACTTCTTCGCTGGCTCCTGAGGCATCGACGGCACGTTCCAAATCTTCAGAATGTAAATAAGGCTCTTTCTCAATACTTGGCCAAAAAGTCCGCCGCATTAATTTACTGACATTCTGTAGCAAGGGAATTACGGGATCAAGCAATCGAACTGAAATGGCTAAAGGCCAGCTTACGCTGACTGCGATTCTTTTACGAAAGACAATCGAAAGGCTTTTGGGAAGCACTTCGCCAAACAGAATAATTGCCAGTAGACTCCCCACGCTGAAAAAACCTGCGGCTGCCGTCATTCCAGCATCGGCCAGCCTCTTGGCAATCACACCTGCGACCGCAAAATATGTCAGATTGATCAATAGATTCCAAAAGAGAACAGCCGTCAATAATCGGTCTGCATCAGAGGCCAATGTCGCGACAATCTGCTCACTAGGCTTACCTCTGCTGAACTGTCTGAGTTCATCTCGTGAAAGATAAAAGATCGCAGTTTCACTGCCTGAAAAAAAACCGGAAGCACATGTCAAAGCAAATAATGCTAATGATCCTGGAAACCAGATTGCGACTGTATCAATAAATGCGATCATCATGATTCAGGAGTGACCACTCTAACCTTTATCAAAAGTGGTTTTTCCCAAGGCAACATCAAATTCAGAAACTGCCGGAATATACATCGAAAGAACAGGAAGCCCATACGCAAATAGAATCGTGATCAAAACTCCCAGAGTCCCTCCCAGCAAAAATGAAGTAATGGCATAAAATGTCAGGAAGGGAAGCAACCAGGCCGATATCGCTAATGCGTGAGACGGGTTACGATGCGTCATAACAGAGTGCAGCGCTGCACTTCCTACCACGATAAAGACCAGAAAACTCTGGAGCTGCAGAGCAAACGAAGAACGCGCTTGAACCAGGAGAATCATAAAAATAGCAATTCCAACGAAAAGAAAAAACATGGTTCCCAGACTACCACCGATTGCTGAACGGCTATTATCATAGGTAAGTCCCATATGCAATCCAAGTACGATCGCAAAAATCATCAATGCGAAAAAGCCCAGGAGCGTGCATAGAAATCCTTCTAATGAAAAAACACCCTGAAAGACAAGATAGAACAAAATGAGCGTTGGAATCAGGATGATTTCTTTACTGTTATAGAAAATCCCACCTAATTTTCCTAACACAAATTCTTTGGCGGAAATATCAGTGACGAGTAATAGCTCTAATGTTTTACTGTCTTTTTCTGATGTAATCGAGGTGACTGCCTGAGTATTC
This window encodes:
- a CDS encoding hemolysin family protein → MMIAFIDTVAIWFPGSLALFALTCASGFFSGSETAIFYLSRDELRQFSRGKPSEQIVATLASDADRLLTAVLFWNLLINLTYFAVAGVIAKRLADAGMTAAAGFFSVGSLLAIILFGEVLPKSLSIVFRKRIAVSVSWPLAISVRLLDPVIPLLQNVSKLMRRTFWPSIEKEPYLHSEDLERAVDASGASEEVIRHERQILHNILDLSEILVEEAMRPRGTYFTFNAPLKLDDLKKITPNTDYIILRKSENDSDEIDRIISLSDLSSFTEKTLNQNSQRIIHVPWCANLSDVFSRFQTENCHFASVVDEYGETIGIVTFEDIIDTIVSPEPSRAKRILQREPVREVQPGVYHVEGITTLRYLCRKLQQDYEIADDGLLTVAGMFHEKLERIPEVGDLCDWQGFQLEVIEVRKLGHLVAELKEAEPVNENLIEE
- a CDS encoding GspE/PulE/PilB domain-containing protein, translating into MAIDVYKDWLGIPEGDRPPHHYDLLRLVKFEDDEEKIRAHYKKLNSHVRKYASGKYSNESQDLLNELAKAMLCLTDPERKREYDESLGREFEEEESTGPLPVEKVLVEQGHIDKAQANELIDFAEKRGLSVRDAAVQMRFVDAEVATQALARSQGVPYIDLEETIPDESILDQLPEQVAKRNTILPLFIDDNVLLVACADQPTHDLEDELRLRYQVPSRWVLATPRSISQGIAEYYAVAAQADDRNQETKADSADESVKKSSSKPKPEKKTKPSKPSRGKPELSPEELKEKKQLAFIFCGWAFCGAILIDQFVLKNNVFPQTWPWNFMLATISVPFIAFYLWSGMWKK